In a single window of the Manis javanica isolate MJ-LG chromosome 16, MJ_LKY, whole genome shotgun sequence genome:
- the MDFI gene encoding myoD family inhibitor isoform X2 yields MSQVSGQRPPHCDAPHGAPSADLGPSRTGNGGEAEPESGQPQGNPLGCTPLVVNGSSHPSELGSSRRAGNGTLGGPKAHRKLQAHPSLTSQGSRKSKGGPRSAAPQIPLQAQDDCCVHCILSCLFCEFLTLCNIVLDCATCGSCSSDDSCLCCCCGSGECADCDLPCDLDCGILDACCESADCLEICMECCGLCFSS; encoded by the exons ATGTCCCAAGTGAGCGGCCAGCGCCCCCCTCACTGTGACGCGCCCCATGGAGCCCCCAGCGCAGACCTCGGCCCAAGTAGGACCGGGAATGGAGGCGAGGCTGAACCTGAGTCGG GCCAGCCTCAGGGGAACCCCTTGGGCTGCACCCCACTGGTGGTGAATGGCTCCAGCCACCCCTCGGAGCTGGGCAGCAGCAGACGGGCAGGGAATGGCACCCTGGGTGGCCCCAAGGCCCACCGGAAGTTGCAGGCACACCCATCTCTCACCAGCCAGGGCAGCAGGAAGAGCAAGGGCGGCCCCAGGTCTGCCGCGCCCCAGATCCCTCTCCAGGCACAGGACG ACTGCTGCGTCCACTGCATCCTGTCCTGCCTGTTCTGCGAGTTCCTGACGCTGTGCAACATCGTCCTGGACTGCGCCACGTGCGGCTCGTGCAGCTCCGACGACTCGTGCCTGTGCTGCTGCTGTGGCTCGGGCGAGTGCGCGGACTGCGACCTGCCGTGCGACCTGGACTGCGGCATCCTGGACGCCTGCTGCGAGTCCGCCGACTGCCTGGAGATCTGCATGGAGTGCTGCGGGCTCTGCTTCTCCTCCTGA
- the MDFI gene encoding myoD family inhibitor isoform X1, which yields MSQVSGQRPPHCDAPHGAPSADLGPSRTGNGGEAEPESAQTPSLLPGLEVVTGPTHPVEAALEESSLEEAAPLMPQGNGPGAPQALDSTDLNVPTEAVTCQPQGNPLGCTPLVVNGSSHPSELGSSRRAGNGTLGGPKAHRKLQAHPSLTSQGSRKSKGGPRSAAPQIPLQAQDDCCVHCILSCLFCEFLTLCNIVLDCATCGSCSSDDSCLCCCCGSGECADCDLPCDLDCGILDACCESADCLEICMECCGLCFSS from the exons ATGTCCCAAGTGAGCGGCCAGCGCCCCCCTCACTGTGACGCGCCCCATGGAGCCCCCAGCGCAGACCTCGGCCCAAGTAGGACCGGGAATGGAGGCGAGGCTGAACCTGAGTCGG CCCAGACCCCATCTCTTCTGCCTGGGCTGGAGGTAGTCACAGGACCCACTCACCCTGTGGAGGCAGCGCTAGAGGAGAGCTCCCTGGAGGAGGCGGCACCCCTCATGCCCCAAGGCAATGGCCCTGGGGCCCCCCAGGCCCTGGACAGCACTGACCTCAATGTCCCCACAGAAGCTGTGACAT GCCAGCCTCAGGGGAACCCCTTGGGCTGCACCCCACTGGTGGTGAATGGCTCCAGCCACCCCTCGGAGCTGGGCAGCAGCAGACGGGCAGGGAATGGCACCCTGGGTGGCCCCAAGGCCCACCGGAAGTTGCAGGCACACCCATCTCTCACCAGCCAGGGCAGCAGGAAGAGCAAGGGCGGCCCCAGGTCTGCCGCGCCCCAGATCCCTCTCCAGGCACAGGACG ACTGCTGCGTCCACTGCATCCTGTCCTGCCTGTTCTGCGAGTTCCTGACGCTGTGCAACATCGTCCTGGACTGCGCCACGTGCGGCTCGTGCAGCTCCGACGACTCGTGCCTGTGCTGCTGCTGTGGCTCGGGCGAGTGCGCGGACTGCGACCTGCCGTGCGACCTGGACTGCGGCATCCTGGACGCCTGCTGCGAGTCCGCCGACTGCCTGGAGATCTGCATGGAGTGCTGCGGGCTCTGCTTCTCCTCCTGA